Proteins found in one Alteromonas macleodii genomic segment:
- a CDS encoding HNH endonuclease has translation MQSKQEFFSVCKDKLEPKGAKNRLSVQEINLLSSLYDTLFLMGLDWRFKGVIYSGNRHMLTITPAQKDKKPLFGLIRKSSAKVNDRIFWCYPSKDETITTVLQRFPTSKVKSELIDNQADFLETAVKIVQDPSIVHLYDLKQNSDQNFSQVLVTSRGAKQQKFKANLLTEFSGECAVTGCNIECLLDAAHIIGFAYCIYENRDDTFSTTNGLLLRNDIHRLFDSGYIDFIQKGTDIIVKIAPKLFNFDEYKALDNKKLQLPRERRELWLKTLQERRAII, from the coding sequence ATGCAGAGTAAACAAGAATTTTTTTCTGTGTGTAAAGATAAACTAGAGCCCAAAGGGGCTAAAAATAGGTTATCTGTGCAAGAAATAAATTTATTATCTAGTTTATACGACACACTTTTTTTAATGGGCCTTGATTGGAGATTTAAGGGCGTCATATATAGCGGTAATCGACATATGTTGACAATTACCCCCGCCCAAAAGGATAAAAAACCACTTTTTGGTTTGATTAGAAAAAGTTCGGCAAAAGTAAATGATAGGATATTTTGGTGCTACCCATCGAAAGATGAGACCATTACTACCGTGTTACAACGTTTTCCAACGTCAAAAGTTAAATCAGAGCTTATCGATAACCAAGCTGACTTTTTAGAAACCGCTGTAAAAATAGTACAAGACCCATCTATAGTCCACCTCTATGATTTAAAACAAAATTCGGACCAGAATTTTTCTCAGGTGTTGGTAACATCGAGAGGAGCAAAACAACAAAAATTCAAGGCTAATTTGCTAACTGAATTTTCGGGAGAATGCGCTGTGACTGGATGTAATATCGAATGCCTTTTAGATGCGGCTCATATAATCGGGTTTGCATATTGTATCTATGAAAATAGAGACGACACATTTTCAACAACCAATGGATTATTATTAAGAAATGATATCCACAGGCTTTTCGACTCTGGGTACATCGACTTCATTCAAAAGGGTACTGACATTATTGTGAAAATCGCCCCAAAACTCTTCAACTTCGATGAATATAAAGCGCTTGATAATAAGAAGTTGCAGCTTCCCCGAGAACGGCGCGAATTATGGCTTAAAACACTACAAGAAAGAAGAGCAATAATTTAA
- a CDS encoding DUF3010 family protein, translating into MKVCGIDLKGNEAIISLVSLADGLFHLPDCRTRRLTLADTSAKGLKSFQSTFAKLVEDYKIDAVIVRQRQSKGKFAGSAIGFKLEAAIELIDGLEVIVFSPTDIKESLRRNPLAVPFSETGLKQFQETAFTTAYAWLMKNEYASQESV; encoded by the coding sequence ATGAAAGTCTGTGGTATAGATTTAAAAGGTAACGAAGCAATTATTAGTTTGGTGTCGCTAGCTGACGGTTTGTTTCATCTGCCCGACTGCCGTACGCGCCGCTTAACCCTAGCCGATACTAGCGCCAAGGGGCTAAAAAGCTTTCAAAGCACCTTCGCGAAGCTTGTCGAAGACTATAAAATTGATGCAGTGATCGTTCGCCAACGTCAAAGCAAAGGTAAATTTGCGGGAAGTGCAATTGGCTTTAAGTTAGAGGCAGCAATTGAGTTAATTGATGGGTTAGAAGTTATTGTATTTAGCCCTACGGATATTAAAGAGTCGCTTCGCAGAAACCCGCTAGCAGTTCCATTCTCTGAAACCGGTCTAAAACAGTTCCAAGAGACCGCGTTTACTACAGCATATGCATGGCTTATGAAAAATGAGTATGCGTCGCAAGAGTCCGTATAA
- a CDS encoding ATP-binding protein, with protein sequence MNQSPQNFNFERCEDEPIHIPESVQSYGFLIAFSYDDLNISIISENCETIFAEGIVGKNFLDILSSDTNERAFLEETFDRVSKSKIRLPIKLILNKALLKEGEAKDYLAVVYDSGHHYVVELEPATEFRDAYSAEQFIKLYSMSIAPRFKEMTSLGEMAQEMVSTIKYLTNIDRVVLYKFNDDYSGKVIAEAKAEDMESYKDLYFPASDIPKQARELYKTNWVRLTPDTELPPARLVPSAEETGRDRLDLTRSLLRTFSPIHLQYIRNQGLRASFSISLVTDGELYGLISCHHREPCYIPQNVRLQCENLSQLFSWHLLAKEEEIAKRKKHITDKAVDAMLDRIGPANPISRVVKSGERAFLDALNSSGFVYYSQYETITLGATLPIELIKDIFSKASEEGGFPYTNDSLYDDYPEAREYGIAGIMIIPLFEKKQYFTAWFRKETHRVQKWIGAEDEKSEDAPKAERLKPRSAFTIHTRTIKGRSISFDKTDVDTANRLNRMFLVYALDVQERMHISIQELEKQDNYRNEFLATLAHELRNPLGPIMSGASILESVDDDKTRKRVTAIINRQAEYMSKLINDLMDVSRITRGKVKLEFERLSIQDVLSDSLEIVEQQVKAKKHDISVNFLAEDVTVYGDKARLSQIFSNIIHNATKYTKESGKIVVDIRKEGVMIVVSVKDNGMGIPEDRLKDVFNMFTQIEAHSTHTKGGLGIGLTLVSKLVALHHGEVSVKSDGVDQGSTFEVRLPISKTAYEQSDSKEVDSVIQSKSKVMFVDDNADLIDAYCLLAESMGVTALGITSPTEAVEEFKAFKPNCVFLDIGMPDIDGYELVKMLKVLPEADNVKFYSQSGWGSDKYVEDSKTAGFDEHFVKPLSKDTIRSVLS encoded by the coding sequence ATGAATCAATCTCCTCAAAACTTTAACTTTGAACGTTGTGAAGACGAGCCGATACACATTCCCGAAAGTGTACAAAGTTACGGTTTTCTTATTGCGTTTAGCTACGACGACCTGAATATCTCAATTATCAGTGAAAACTGCGAAACGATATTTGCAGAGGGGATCGTTGGAAAAAACTTCTTGGATATTCTTTCCTCTGATACTAACGAGCGCGCTTTTCTTGAAGAAACCTTCGATAGAGTATCAAAAAGCAAAATACGCCTGCCTATTAAGTTGATTCTAAATAAAGCACTTTTAAAGGAAGGCGAAGCCAAAGATTATTTAGCGGTTGTTTACGACTCAGGTCATCACTATGTGGTAGAGCTAGAGCCTGCTACAGAGTTTAGAGACGCTTACAGCGCCGAGCAGTTTATTAAGCTTTATTCCATGTCTATCGCGCCACGCTTCAAAGAAATGACATCACTAGGTGAAATGGCGCAAGAGATGGTTTCGACCATTAAATACCTCACTAACATTGATAGAGTGGTGCTTTACAAATTCAATGATGATTACTCAGGTAAGGTTATAGCGGAAGCTAAAGCTGAAGACATGGAGTCTTATAAAGACTTGTACTTTCCTGCATCAGACATACCTAAGCAGGCCAGAGAGCTTTACAAAACGAACTGGGTTAGGCTGACGCCTGATACAGAACTGCCCCCAGCCAGGTTAGTACCTTCTGCCGAGGAGACGGGAAGAGATCGCTTAGACCTTACACGTTCTCTGCTACGCACCTTTTCGCCTATTCATCTTCAATACATTAGAAACCAAGGGTTACGCGCTTCGTTCTCTATATCTTTAGTGACGGATGGAGAGTTATACGGGCTGATTTCCTGCCATCATCGCGAACCCTGTTATATACCGCAAAATGTAAGGTTGCAGTGCGAAAATTTAAGCCAACTGTTTAGCTGGCATTTATTGGCAAAAGAAGAAGAAATCGCGAAACGCAAAAAGCACATTACTGATAAAGCAGTAGATGCCATGTTGGACAGAATCGGCCCGGCAAACCCCATTAGTCGTGTTGTGAAAAGCGGAGAACGTGCTTTTTTAGACGCGCTTAATAGTTCAGGGTTTGTTTACTATTCACAGTACGAAACCATTACGCTCGGTGCGACTTTACCGATAGAGCTTATAAAAGACATCTTTTCAAAAGCGAGTGAAGAAGGTGGTTTTCCTTACACTAACGATTCACTTTATGATGATTACCCTGAAGCGCGAGAATATGGGATAGCGGGTATTATGATCATCCCGCTGTTTGAAAAAAAGCAGTACTTTACCGCCTGGTTTAGAAAAGAAACCCATCGCGTTCAAAAGTGGATTGGCGCAGAAGATGAAAAATCAGAAGATGCGCCAAAAGCGGAACGCCTTAAACCTCGTTCAGCGTTTACTATCCATACTCGAACCATTAAAGGGCGTTCAATATCTTTCGATAAAACAGACGTTGATACTGCCAACCGGTTAAACAGGATGTTTTTGGTATACGCACTTGACGTGCAAGAGCGTATGCATATTAGTATCCAAGAGCTTGAAAAACAGGATAATTACAGAAACGAATTCCTTGCTACATTGGCGCATGAGCTGCGAAACCCGCTGGGGCCAATTATGTCAGGCGCGAGCATTTTAGAATCGGTTGATGATGACAAAACCCGCAAAAGAGTAACGGCTATTATTAATCGTCAAGCCGAATACATGTCTAAACTGATTAACGATTTAATGGATGTATCTCGTATAACCCGGGGCAAGGTCAAGCTTGAATTTGAGCGGTTAAGTATTCAAGACGTGCTTTCTGATTCTCTTGAAATTGTCGAACAGCAGGTAAAAGCGAAGAAGCACGATATATCCGTAAATTTTCTTGCCGAAGATGTAACCGTTTATGGAGATAAAGCGCGCTTAAGCCAGATATTCTCAAACATTATTCATAACGCGACCAAGTATACAAAAGAGTCTGGAAAGATTGTTGTAGATATCAGAAAAGAAGGCGTGATGATAGTCGTTTCTGTTAAAGACAACGGTATGGGCATTCCTGAAGACAGACTAAAAGACGTGTTTAACATGTTCACTCAAATTGAAGCTCATTCTACGCATACCAAAGGCGGGCTTGGTATCGGACTAACCTTGGTAAGTAAGCTGGTGGCTTTACACCACGGTGAAGTATCTGTAAAAAGTGACGGCGTTGACCAAGGAAGCACCTTTGAAGTAAGGCTACCTATTTCAAAAACCGCGTACGAGCAGTCAGATAGTAAAGAAGTTGATTCGGTTATTCAAAGCAAAAGTAAAGTGATGTTCGTGGATGACAACGCAGATCTTATCGATGCTTATTGCTTGCTAGCTGAGTCGATGGGAGTTACTGCTTTGGGCATTACCTCTCCTACAGAAGCGGTAGAGGAATTTAAAGCCTTTAAGCCAAACTGTGTATTCCTTGATATCGGCATGCCAGACATAGACGGCTATGAGCTAGTTAAAATGCTTAAAGTTTTACCTGAAGCTGATAACGTTAAGTTTTACTCTCAAAGCGGGTGGGGGTCAGACAAATACGTGGAAGACTCTAAAACTGCCGGGTTCGACGAGCATTTTGTGAAGCCTTTGTCTAAAGATACTATCAGGTCAGTACTAAGTTAG
- a CDS encoding PQQ-dependent sugar dehydrogenase: MQTDQTTNLTVGKIVTLKKLVIAAALVTSFTGCAESGSAMQIDMKGSNGSTVKGSVQATFDSPWAMTFLPDGHSLVTEKAGTLWLLDKNQQKRFAVSNVPNVTARGQGGLGDVIIHPDFASNNTIYISYIERDEKDDAFSGAVIERATLSVSDSGAKLSGKTIIWRQSPKVTGNGHYSHRMAFSPDGYLFITSGERQKFTPAQNMAMNLGKIVRLNEDGSVPEDNPFYGQGSVTEQIWTLGHRNPLGIDFDEEGNLWVHEMGPRHGDELNLIEKARNYGYPTVSQGDHYSGVKIPNHEDIPIFKSPELAWVPAISPAGFIIYKGNKFSDWKGNGFIGGLSSKALIRVAFNKNVKGKWKVEEAERYEWGKRVREVEQDSMGNIYMLEDKEGGRLIKLSQ; this comes from the coding sequence ATGCAAACTGATCAAACAACAAATCTTACAGTAGGTAAAATTGTAACGCTTAAAAAATTGGTTATTGCTGCAGCATTGGTAACCTCATTTACTGGCTGTGCAGAATCTGGCTCAGCAATGCAAATTGATATGAAAGGCAGCAATGGCTCGACCGTTAAAGGTAGTGTTCAAGCTACCTTTGACAGCCCGTGGGCCATGACGTTTTTGCCAGATGGGCACAGCTTGGTAACTGAAAAAGCGGGAACTCTGTGGTTGCTCGATAAAAACCAGCAGAAGCGTTTTGCTGTTAGCAACGTGCCAAACGTTACTGCACGCGGGCAGGGCGGTTTAGGTGATGTCATTATTCATCCTGACTTTGCGTCGAACAACACTATTTATATTTCCTATATTGAACGGGATGAAAAAGACGATGCGTTTAGCGGTGCAGTAATTGAGCGAGCCACGCTTAGTGTTAGCGATAGTGGCGCGAAGCTATCTGGTAAAACGATAATTTGGCGTCAGTCACCCAAAGTGACGGGTAACGGTCATTATTCACATCGCATGGCGTTTTCCCCTGATGGCTATTTGTTTATTACCTCTGGTGAACGCCAGAAATTTACGCCAGCTCAAAACATGGCAATGAATTTGGGCAAGATTGTGCGCTTGAACGAAGATGGAAGTGTGCCAGAAGATAATCCGTTTTATGGCCAGGGCAGCGTAACCGAACAAATTTGGACATTAGGTCACCGCAACCCTTTAGGTATCGACTTTGATGAGGAAGGTAATTTATGGGTTCACGAAATGGGGCCGCGCCATGGTGATGAACTCAACCTTATCGAAAAAGCTCGCAATTACGGTTATCCCACTGTGTCGCAAGGCGACCATTATTCAGGCGTAAAAATACCTAATCACGAAGACATCCCTATTTTTAAGTCACCTGAATTAGCGTGGGTTCCTGCTATCAGCCCAGCCGGTTTTATCATTTACAAAGGCAATAAGTTTAGCGACTGGAAAGGTAACGGTTTCATCGGTGGTTTGTCTTCAAAAGCGCTGATTCGTGTTGCCTTCAATAAAAATGTTAAAGGTAAGTGGAAAGTTGAAGAAGCTGAGCGTTACGAGTGGGGTAAGCGAGTGCGTGAAGTCGAACAAGACAGCATGGGCAACATCTACATGCTTGAAGATAAGGAAGGCGGGCGTTTAATTAAATTAAGCCAGTAA
- a CDS encoding TonB-dependent receptor domain-containing protein: MHTKKRIYSAVRTALVFGTAGALTPTVINAQDLQSEENVEKISVTGSRIARSEFSSSSPISSFDSGDLMQAGVASIDEFLKDVPAFTGYQMGTSTNNGSDQGQKKIDLRGLGFNRTLVLINGRRMIGDASGDGAVDLNVVPQALIKRVDVLKDGASTIYGSDALSGVVNFVLDDTFEGVEYGANLGFGTEDRQARDDGMYVKAGVAGDKGNIVLSLAYMNQEEMKQEEKDFANQTLFPLLQSDGSFALEPSGSSNSRRIRTSAGNYIVDASSGQVRPFESGDIYDYSPVNALITPNERWQMAMLGKLELTSNVTGYFEGTYTRRTSQQRLAPDASFAVSPTVETPNNGVQWNDYVPANNPFNPFGVNGADNWSLIGADGPTSVRINRRFVESGGRLFRQSTDTYRMVAGLNGSLLNDTLFWDASYSHSETETSDETLNYGRFDRWAIAVDPDACASDSACPGVLDPFSDYGNISQEQMDYLTTGSLKDIYRGQMELFTFNLSGEMFELPGGYTGWAVGYEHRNEEGSFSPDEFIANGLTTGGASDPLSGSFSVDEVYGELYLPVLENLTVNASARYSDYNTSAGDSTTYKIGADYAATEELRFRASYATGFRAPNIAELNQGDQTDFPIILSVCEFGDRKLAAGDITQTMYDNCIQSGVDTTDAGEYGFAWQSTYTVAAPSDPLEPEESKSQNIGLVYQPQWLEGFAFNIDYWKIEIDKVIGSPDMNDLYRQCMNSVNFESVACDPFDTSGGPHNTAEFGNFPTDAKTTLANQGTLTTSGWDFDVAYDSPLDLGAVQGVSVSWSATYLDSYERDYPLTGTIELAGTANGFEVFPEWRWQSNIGIYGDGWTLDYKVRFIGEATDRFASASSAADVTAEQTIYHDIAATYQWENVTVSAGINNIADEAPPYFHSAFNANTEPGTYDVIGRRLFSSVSVSF, translated from the coding sequence ATGCACACAAAAAAAAGAATATATAGTGCGGTACGGACTGCTTTAGTTTTTGGAACCGCAGGTGCCTTAACACCGACAGTAATTAATGCTCAAGATCTTCAGTCAGAGGAGAATGTTGAAAAAATCTCAGTAACAGGTTCCCGTATTGCGAGGTCAGAATTTAGCTCATCAAGTCCAATTTCATCATTTGACAGCGGTGACCTTATGCAGGCAGGTGTCGCTAGTATTGATGAGTTCTTAAAAGATGTCCCAGCATTTACTGGATATCAAATGGGAACATCGACCAATAATGGCTCAGACCAAGGGCAAAAGAAGATCGATTTACGAGGCTTGGGTTTTAATAGAACACTAGTTCTTATTAACGGTCGCAGAATGATTGGTGATGCCTCAGGGGATGGTGCTGTAGATCTTAACGTTGTACCGCAAGCGTTAATCAAAAGAGTGGATGTGCTAAAAGACGGTGCTTCAACTATTTATGGATCAGATGCGCTTTCTGGTGTAGTAAACTTCGTTCTAGATGATACGTTCGAAGGGGTTGAATACGGTGCTAATTTAGGCTTTGGCACAGAAGATCGACAGGCACGCGATGATGGCATGTACGTAAAAGCAGGTGTGGCGGGTGATAAAGGAAATATTGTCCTTTCTCTCGCATACATGAACCAAGAAGAAATGAAGCAGGAAGAAAAAGATTTTGCGAACCAAACTCTTTTCCCGCTGCTTCAAAGCGATGGCTCATTCGCGCTCGAGCCTTCAGGCTCATCTAACAGTCGTCGTATTAGAACAAGTGCGGGCAATTACATTGTCGATGCATCATCAGGTCAAGTTCGCCCGTTTGAATCAGGTGATATTTATGATTACTCTCCCGTAAATGCGTTAATTACACCCAATGAGCGTTGGCAGATGGCGATGCTTGGCAAGCTTGAATTGACGAGCAATGTAACGGGTTATTTTGAGGGGACTTACACTCGACGTACTTCGCAACAACGTCTTGCTCCAGACGCTTCATTTGCTGTATCGCCAACAGTAGAAACACCAAATAATGGTGTACAATGGAATGATTATGTGCCTGCAAATAACCCATTCAACCCTTTTGGTGTTAACGGTGCTGATAACTGGTCATTAATCGGTGCTGATGGTCCAACTTCTGTTCGCATAAACCGACGTTTCGTTGAATCGGGTGGTCGACTATTTAGACAGTCTACCGATACTTATCGCATGGTCGCTGGGCTAAACGGTTCGTTATTAAATGACACGCTTTTCTGGGACGCTTCGTATAGTCATTCAGAAACAGAAACCAGTGACGAAACTCTTAACTATGGTCGATTCGATCGCTGGGCAATTGCTGTTGATCCTGACGCCTGCGCCTCAGATTCAGCGTGTCCGGGGGTTCTTGACCCGTTTTCGGATTACGGAAATATCTCGCAAGAGCAAATGGATTACCTCACTACTGGCTCTCTAAAAGATATATACCGTGGTCAGATGGAGCTATTCACATTTAACCTTTCTGGCGAGATGTTCGAACTTCCTGGTGGTTATACAGGCTGGGCTGTTGGCTACGAGCACCGAAACGAAGAAGGTAGCTTTTCACCTGATGAATTTATTGCAAATGGTTTAACAACTGGTGGCGCGAGCGATCCGCTTTCTGGTTCTTTTTCAGTAGACGAAGTGTATGGTGAGCTTTATCTTCCTGTACTTGAAAACTTAACAGTAAATGCTTCAGCACGTTACTCTGATTACAATACTTCCGCTGGTGATAGTACAACGTATAAAATTGGTGCTGATTACGCCGCCACAGAAGAATTGCGTTTTAGAGCTTCTTATGCAACTGGTTTCCGCGCGCCAAATATCGCTGAGTTGAACCAAGGCGACCAAACAGACTTTCCAATAATACTGTCTGTGTGTGAATTCGGGGATAGAAAACTGGCGGCAGGCGATATCACACAAACCATGTACGACAACTGTATTCAATCTGGTGTAGATACAACAGATGCGGGTGAATATGGCTTTGCTTGGCAATCTACTTACACAGTCGCAGCGCCGAGTGACCCTTTAGAGCCTGAAGAATCAAAATCGCAAAACATAGGCTTGGTTTATCAACCACAATGGCTTGAAGGCTTTGCGTTTAACATTGACTATTGGAAAATTGAAATAGACAAAGTGATTGGCAGCCCCGACATGAATGATCTTTACAGACAGTGTATGAACTCTGTGAATTTCGAATCTGTCGCATGTGATCCGTTTGATACCTCAGGCGGTCCTCACAATACAGCTGAATTTGGAAATTTCCCAACCGATGCGAAAACTACGTTGGCAAACCAAGGTACGCTAACAACCTCAGGTTGGGATTTTGACGTAGCGTATGATTCTCCTTTAGATTTAGGCGCTGTTCAAGGCGTAAGCGTAAGTTGGAGCGCGACTTATTTAGACAGTTACGAGCGTGACTATCCTTTAACTGGAACTATTGAGCTAGCAGGTACTGCAAACGGTTTTGAAGTTTTCCCTGAGTGGCGCTGGCAGTCAAACATCGGTATATACGGTGACGGCTGGACGCTAGATTATAAAGTACGCTTTATCGGTGAAGCTACAGACCGCTTTGCGTCAGCGAGTTCGGCTGCTGACGTAACTGCTGAACAGACGATTTACCACGATATTGCAGCGACATATCAATGGGAAAATGTTACCGTTTCGGCAGGTATAAACAATATAGCTGACGAAGCTCCACCGTATTTCCACAGTGCATTTAATGCCAACACTGAGCCTGGAACTTACGACGTTATTGGTCGGAGACTCTTCTCAAGTGTTTCTGTGTCATTTTAA